The proteins below come from a single Miscanthus floridulus cultivar M001 chromosome 1, ASM1932011v1, whole genome shotgun sequence genomic window:
- the LOC136510361 gene encoding protein FAR1-RELATED SEQUENCE 5-like, whose amino-acid sequence MAERDLACLLRSHRRISDEQKADIVAMQISRIRKHQIMDIMEMQYGGYDKVGFTTRDLYNFYHRKKVETVADGDAQTVISYLTECRRRGPDFFFDYKTDGKGHLKGLLWCDSQCRPDYAAFGDVIIFDSTYKTNRYNLPLVPFVGVNHHGSIVLFACGIISPETIESYVWILRTFSDSMVQKHPVSVITDGDLAMQRAIGLVWPNSSHRLCI is encoded by the coding sequence ATGGCGGAACGAGACCTTGCTTGTCTTCTGCGTTCACATAGAAGAATCAGTGATGAGCAAAAAGCTGATATTGTGGCGATGCAGATTTCTAGGATCCGCAAACACCAGATAATGGATATTATGGAAATGCAGTATGGTGGGTATGATAAGGTTGGATTTACAACAAGGGACTTGTATAATTTCTATCATCGCAAAAAGGTGGAGACAGTTGCTGATGGTGATGCTCAAACAGTCATCAGTTACCTGACAGAGTGCAGACGTAGGGGTCCTGATTTCTTCTTCGACTACAAGACTGATGGGAAAGGGCACCTCAagggactgctctggtgtgatagTCAATGTCGGCCTGATTATGCAGCATTTGGTGATGTCATCATATTTGATAGCACGTACAAAACTAATCGGTACAACCTGCCCCTTGTTCCTTTTGTTGGGGTGAATCACCATGGCAGCATAGTTCTTTTTGCATGTGGAATTATTTCCCCGGAGACAATTGAGTCATATGTGTGGATTCTTAGGACATTCTCTGATTCCATGGTTCAGAAGCATCCTGTTTCCGTGATCACTGATGGAGACCTTGCTATGCAGAGAGCAATCGGGCTAGTGTGGCCGAATTCATCGCATAGGCTATGCATATGA